One genomic window of Sphingopyxis sp. OPL5 includes the following:
- a CDS encoding MFS transporter, with amino-acid sequence MTGTFALLKQRRFLPLFVTQLLGAFNDNLFKNAMVLFVVYGVYNDETQETLFSAVATAVFILPFFLLSALAGQLADTRDKARIIRIVKFCEIIIMIVGGTGLVLAWMGWGIELLAIPLMMLALFAMGVHSTFFGPIKYAILPQHLKSDEVLAGTGLVEAGTYIAILAGTILAGVIDVEWAALGVVLVAALGYITSRQVPPAPPEHEEHGIDWHIIRSSKTLVSGTMHIPRLYLAILSISFFWTIGAVLFIQFPPLVKNILHADKSVASLFLAVFSIGIAIGSVAVNRLLKGQVSAKYSPASVIVMGGFVLCFYWVCRNWEQDPAGVMYGVSGLLAHADVIPLLASLLGIAISGGMFVVPLYAFLTTTVPKDQTARTVAANNIVNSGAMVAGSLLAIGLGFAGVGVVDQLLMSAVMCLISAWLAVKLHRACD; translated from the coding sequence ATGACCGGCACCTTTGCGCTGTTGAAGCAACGCCGGTTCCTGCCCCTCTTCGTCACCCAGCTGCTCGGCGCGTTCAACGACAATCTGTTCAAGAACGCGATGGTGCTGTTCGTCGTCTATGGTGTCTACAACGACGAGACGCAGGAAACGCTGTTCAGCGCGGTGGCGACCGCGGTGTTCATCCTGCCCTTCTTCCTGCTTTCGGCGCTCGCGGGGCAACTCGCCGACACGCGCGACAAGGCGCGGATCATCCGCATCGTCAAATTCTGCGAGATCATCATCATGATCGTCGGCGGCACCGGGCTGGTGCTCGCCTGGATGGGCTGGGGCATCGAATTGCTGGCCATCCCGCTGATGATGCTCGCGCTGTTCGCGATGGGGGTCCACTCGACCTTCTTCGGCCCGATCAAATATGCGATCCTGCCGCAACATCTGAAAAGCGACGAAGTGCTCGCCGGCACCGGGCTGGTCGAGGCCGGAACCTATATCGCGATCCTCGCCGGGACGATCCTCGCCGGGGTCATCGACGTCGAATGGGCCGCGCTCGGCGTCGTGCTCGTCGCCGCGCTCGGCTATATCACCTCGCGCCAGGTGCCGCCGGCCCCGCCCGAACATGAAGAACATGGCATCGACTGGCACATCATCCGCTCGTCGAAAACGCTCGTCAGCGGCACGATGCATATCCCGCGCCTCTATCTCGCGATCCTCTCGATCAGCTTCTTCTGGACGATCGGCGCGGTGCTGTTCATCCAGTTCCCGCCGCTGGTGAAGAACATCCTCCACGCCGACAAAAGCGTCGCCAGCCTGTTCCTCGCGGTCTTCTCGATCGGCATCGCGATCGGCTCGGTCGCGGTCAACCGGCTGCTCAAGGGTCAGGTCTCGGCCAAATACAGCCCCGCCAGCGTGATCGTGATGGGCGGCTTCGTCCTCTGTTTCTATTGGGTGTGCCGCAACTGGGAACAGGACCCGGCGGGGGTCATGTACGGCGTGTCCGGCCTGCTCGCGCACGCCGACGTCATCCCGCTCCTCGCCAGCCTGCTCGGCATCGCGATCAGCGGCGGCATGTTCGTCGTCCCGCTCTACGCCTTTCTGACCACCACGGTCCCCAAGGATCAGACCGCGCGCACCGTCGCGGCCAACAATATCGTCAACTCGGGCGCGATGGTCGCAGGCTCGCTGCTCGCGATCGGGCTGGGCTTCGCCGGCGTCGGCGTCGTCGACCAGCTGCTGATGAGCGCGGTGATGTGCCTGATCTCGGCATGGCTGGCGGTCAAGCTCCACCGGGCGTGCGACTGA
- a CDS encoding ribonuclease T2 family protein gives MRWPEVAAAALLALAPTAALAQAPACVAPDRTIIPRLEQPKRGEPVRNPPIAGYLLSLSWSPEHCAGVRNAKDARDRFQCSGENGRFGWVLHGLWPEAATPGYPQWCRPAKIVPQPVLRRHMCMTPSAQLLQHEWAKHGTCMSPDPASYFRAAEILFRTVNFPDMTALAARPQTAGSIRQAFVARNRGIRPEMLAVATDRDGWLSEVRYCLGPRMKPQRCLPFQRGLDDNRAVKVRPMPR, from the coding sequence TTGCGCTGGCCTGAGGTTGCTGCGGCGGCGCTGCTGGCGCTGGCGCCCACCGCCGCGCTGGCGCAGGCGCCCGCGTGCGTCGCCCCCGACCGCACGATCATCCCGCGCCTCGAACAGCCGAAGCGCGGCGAGCCGGTCCGCAATCCGCCGATCGCCGGTTACCTCCTGAGCCTGAGCTGGTCGCCCGAGCATTGCGCGGGGGTGCGCAACGCGAAGGACGCGCGCGACCGGTTCCAATGTTCGGGCGAGAACGGCCGGTTCGGCTGGGTGCTGCACGGGCTGTGGCCCGAGGCGGCGACCCCCGGCTATCCACAATGGTGCCGGCCGGCGAAGATCGTGCCGCAGCCGGTGCTGCGCCGCCATATGTGCATGACGCCGTCGGCGCAGCTGCTGCAGCATGAATGGGCGAAGCATGGCACCTGCATGAGCCCCGATCCCGCCTCCTATTTCCGCGCCGCCGAAATCCTGTTCCGGACGGTAAACTTCCCCGACATGACGGCGCTGGCGGCGCGGCCGCAGACCGCGGGGTCGATCCGCCAGGCGTTCGTGGCCCGCAATCGGGGCATAAGGCCCGAAATGCTGGCGGTGGCGACCGACCGCGACGGCTGGCTGTCGGAGGTGCGCTATTGCCTCGGCCCGCGCATGAAGCCGCAGCGCTGCCTGCCGTTCCAGCGCGGACTCGATGACAATAGGGCGGTGAAGGTGCGGCCGATGCCGCGTTAA
- the nadC gene encoding carboxylating nicotinate-nucleotide diphosphorylase, whose product MSDFSLPGFDLDAFVRATFAEDLGEGGDITSLAVIPADARFSGVMDSRDAIIVAGLPIAEAFFRALDPAMEIEILVEEGARVPAGTDLMRLSGNARAMLTAERSALNTVQHLSGIATLTREYVDALEGKATLLDTRKTIPGLRVLEKYATRMGGATNHRMGLWDAAMIKDNHVAVAGSVEAAVRRAVDAGIANIIVEVDRVDQVEPALSAGATHLLLDNMDLAALRESVAIVAGRVPVEASGGVRLDTIRDIGATGVTYVSVGRLTQSAPAADIGLDFALA is encoded by the coding sequence ATGAGCGATTTTTCCCTGCCCGGCTTCGACCTCGACGCCTTCGTCCGCGCCACTTTTGCCGAAGATCTGGGCGAGGGCGGCGATATCACCTCGCTGGCGGTGATCCCCGCCGATGCGCGCTTCAGCGGGGTGATGGACAGCCGCGATGCGATCATCGTCGCGGGGCTGCCGATCGCCGAAGCTTTCTTTCGCGCGCTCGATCCGGCGATGGAGATCGAGATACTGGTCGAAGAAGGCGCGCGCGTGCCCGCGGGAACAGACCTGATGCGGCTGTCGGGCAACGCCCGCGCGATGCTCACCGCCGAACGCTCGGCGCTGAACACGGTACAGCATCTGTCGGGCATCGCGACGCTGACGCGCGAATATGTCGATGCGCTGGAAGGCAAGGCGACGCTGCTCGACACGCGCAAGACGATCCCCGGGCTGCGCGTGCTGGAGAAATATGCGACGCGGATGGGCGGCGCGACCAACCATCGCATGGGATTGTGGGACGCCGCGATGATCAAGGACAATCATGTCGCGGTCGCGGGATCGGTCGAGGCGGCGGTGCGCCGCGCGGTCGACGCGGGAATCGCGAACATCATCGTCGAGGTCGACCGGGTCGACCAGGTCGAACCCGCGCTGAGCGCGGGGGCGACGCACCTGCTGCTCGACAATATGGACCTCGCCGCCTTGCGCGAATCGGTCGCCATCGTCGCCGGCCGGGTGCCGGTCGAGGCGTCGGGCGGGGTAAGGCTCGATACGATCCGCGACATCGGCGCGACGGGGGTGACCTATGTCTCGGTCGGGCGGCTGACCCAGTCGGCGCCCGCGGCCGACATCGGGCTCGATTTTGCGCTGGCCTGA
- a CDS encoding NAD(P)H-dependent flavin oxidoreductase, with protein sequence MLSPICAMLGIEFPLLAFSHCRDVVVAVSKAGGMGVFGAASLPPERLEEELAWIDEHIGGRPYGVDLIVPNSFAGKGEENAALPPIPDEHKAFISGLLQKHGVDDSDLSLPGAARTSLGDNMSDAGAAALLEVAFRHPIALIANALGVPPPLMLELGKRNNVPVAALVGTRDHALAQVRAGVDILVVAGGEAGGHCGEVATMVLVPEVAAAVEAVGANTPILAAGGIVTGRQMAAAMAMGAHGAWTGSVWLTTAEAETNPVVKEKMLAASSRDTVRSKSRTGKPSRQLRSPWTDAWEAEGAPKPLPMPLQSLVSEPALRKVDKLSEGGHEGAKHLATYWVGQGVGLMNEAMGAGQVVQEFKEDWIAACERLNGFIGD encoded by the coding sequence ATGCTATCCCCCATTTGCGCGATGCTCGGCATCGAATTCCCCCTCCTCGCCTTCTCGCACTGCCGCGACGTCGTGGTCGCGGTGTCGAAGGCCGGCGGCATGGGCGTCTTCGGCGCCGCCTCGCTGCCGCCCGAACGGCTCGAGGAGGAACTGGCGTGGATCGACGAGCATATCGGCGGGCGCCCCTATGGCGTCGACCTGATCGTTCCGAACAGTTTCGCCGGCAAGGGCGAGGAAAACGCCGCGCTGCCACCGATCCCGGACGAGCACAAAGCCTTCATTTCGGGGCTGCTGCAAAAGCATGGCGTCGATGACAGCGACCTGTCGCTGCCCGGCGCCGCACGTACCAGCCTCGGCGACAATATGTCCGATGCCGGCGCTGCCGCGCTGCTCGAAGTCGCCTTCCGCCACCCGATCGCCCTGATCGCCAACGCGCTCGGCGTGCCGCCGCCGCTGATGCTCGAACTCGGCAAGCGTAACAACGTCCCCGTCGCCGCGCTCGTCGGCACCCGCGACCATGCGCTGGCGCAGGTCCGCGCCGGGGTCGACATCCTCGTCGTCGCGGGCGGCGAAGCCGGCGGCCATTGCGGCGAAGTCGCGACGATGGTGCTCGTCCCCGAAGTCGCCGCCGCGGTCGAGGCGGTCGGCGCGAACACCCCGATCCTCGCCGCGGGCGGCATCGTCACCGGGCGCCAGATGGCCGCCGCGATGGCGATGGGCGCGCATGGCGCCTGGACCGGCTCGGTGTGGCTGACCACCGCCGAGGCCGAGACCAATCCGGTGGTGAAGGAGAAGATGCTCGCCGCCTCGTCGCGCGACACGGTCCGCTCGAAAAGCCGCACCGGCAAACCCTCGCGCCAGCTCCGTTCGCCCTGGACCGACGCATGGGAAGCCGAAGGCGCGCCGAAACCGCTCCCGATGCCGCTCCAGTCACTGGTCAGCGAACCGGCGCTGCGCAAAGTCGATAAATTGTCCGAAGGCGGTCATGAGGGTGCGAAGCATCTCGCCACCTATTGGGTCGGTCAGGGGGTCGGGCTGATGAACGAGGCGATGGGCGCCGGGCAGGTGGTGCAGGAATTCAAAGAGGATTGGATCGCCGCCTGCGAACGGCTGAACGGCTTTATCGGCGACTAA
- a CDS encoding peptidylprolyl isomerase encodes MTEQTLTLSLSTGDVVIRLRPDLAPLHVERISQLAGEGFYDDVVFHRVIPGFMAQGGDPTGTGMGGSKLPDLPQEFNAEPHVRGVCSMARSQNPNSANSQFFICFDDARFLDKQYTVWGEVIEGMENVDALPKGEPPREPGKIVKATVSE; translated from the coding sequence ATGACCGAACAGACCCTCACCCTGTCGCTGTCGACCGGCGATGTCGTCATCCGCCTGCGCCCCGACCTCGCGCCGCTGCACGTCGAGCGCATCAGCCAGCTCGCCGGCGAAGGCTTTTACGACGACGTCGTCTTCCACCGCGTGATCCCCGGCTTCATGGCGCAGGGCGGTGATCCGACCGGCACCGGCATGGGCGGCAGCAAGCTTCCCGACCTGCCGCAGGAATTCAATGCCGAGCCGCATGTTCGCGGCGTGTGCTCGATGGCGCGTTCGCAGAACCCGAACAGCGCGAACAGCCAGTTCTTCATCTGCTTCGACGACGCGCGTTTCCTCGACAAGCAGTACACCGTCTGGGGTGAAGTGATCGAAGGCATGGAAAATGTCGACGCGCTGCCCAAGGGCGAGCCGCCGCGCGAGCCCGGCAAGATCGTCAAGGCGACCGTCAGCGAATAA
- the mgtE gene encoding magnesium transporter, protein MDKREDSLPPDDVLVDTALPETELDEDDRLKPEFVRDVIELAEAGEAEAARERIGRLHPADIADLFELARADERPMLAAVLGDLLSADVLAEMNDYVREELIDLLAPEQVAELASEMDTDDAVAIIEDMEADDQQAVLDAMEPEDRAAIKDALSFPEESAGRLMQREFVAVAEHVTVGDVIDRLREDTDLTSDFWEIFVVDPMHKPVGTCQLSWILRTPREIAISDVMKREQTLIPVDMDQEEVALRFQKYALISAAVIDRSGRLVGMITVDDVVHIIQEEAGEDILRLSGAGDGDINEPIRETYVARVRWLVANLGTALVASSIVGFFGGAIEHMVALAALMPIVAGVGGNAGTQTLAVTVRALAMNQLTDSNSWRAVLREVKIALLNGGTIALIAGTATALWFGNPQLGGVIAAAMIVNIFVAGVAGVAIPLLLDRLDQDPAVASSVFVTMTTDSMGFLAFLGLAVASGLTSLN, encoded by the coding sequence ATGGATAAACGCGAAGACTCCCTGCCCCCCGACGATGTGCTGGTCGATACCGCCCTGCCCGAAACCGAGCTCGACGAGGATGACCGGCTGAAACCAGAATTCGTCCGCGACGTCATCGAACTCGCCGAGGCCGGCGAAGCCGAAGCGGCGCGCGAGCGCATCGGCCGCCTGCATCCTGCCGACATCGCCGATCTGTTCGAACTCGCGCGCGCCGACGAGCGGCCGATGCTCGCTGCCGTCTTGGGTGACCTTCTATCCGCCGACGTGCTGGCGGAAATGAACGATTATGTGCGCGAGGAGCTGATCGACCTGCTCGCGCCCGAACAGGTCGCCGAACTGGCGTCCGAGATGGATACCGACGACGCCGTCGCGATCATCGAGGACATGGAGGCCGACGACCAGCAGGCCGTCCTCGACGCGATGGAGCCCGAGGACCGGGCGGCGATCAAGGACGCGCTGTCCTTCCCGGAAGAGAGCGCCGGCCGCCTGATGCAGCGCGAGTTCGTTGCGGTGGCCGAGCATGTCACGGTCGGCGATGTCATCGACCGGCTGCGCGAGGACACCGACCTGACGAGCGATTTCTGGGAAATCTTCGTCGTCGATCCGATGCACAAACCCGTCGGCACTTGCCAGCTCAGCTGGATTTTGCGCACCCCGCGCGAGATTGCGATCAGCGACGTGATGAAACGCGAGCAGACGTTGATCCCGGTCGACATGGACCAGGAAGAGGTCGCGCTGCGCTTCCAGAAATATGCGCTGATCTCGGCGGCGGTCATCGACCGTTCGGGGCGGCTGGTCGGCATGATCACCGTCGACGATGTCGTCCACATCATCCAGGAAGAGGCGGGCGAGGATATTTTGCGCCTGTCGGGCGCCGGCGACGGCGACATCAACGAACCGATCCGCGAAACCTATGTGGCGCGCGTGCGCTGGCTGGTCGCCAATCTCGGCACCGCGCTCGTCGCCTCGTCGATCGTCGGCTTCTTCGGCGGCGCGATCGAACATATGGTCGCGCTCGCGGCACTGATGCCGATCGTCGCCGGGGTCGGCGGCAATGCCGGAACGCAGACGCTGGCGGTGACGGTGCGCGCGCTCGCGATGAACCAGCTGACCGATTCGAACAGCTGGCGCGCAGTACTCCGCGAGGTGAAGATCGCGCTGCTCAACGGCGGCACCATCGCACTGATCGCAGGGACGGCGACCGCGCTGTGGTTCGGCAATCCCCAGCTCGGCGGCGTCATCGCCGCCGCGATGATCGTGAACATCTTCGTCGCCGGCGTCGCCGGGGTCGCGATCCCGCTGTTGCTCGACCGGCTCGATCAGGATCCGGCAGTCGCGAGTTCGGTTTTCGTCACCATGACGACCGACTCCATGGGCTTTCTGGCCTTCCTCGGCCTCGCGGTGGCCAGCGGGCTCACCAGCCTGAACTGA
- a CDS encoding entericidin A/B family lipoprotein encodes MSNVRIVLAALLASFLVAGCNTVKGVGRDIESVGQAGSDAIH; translated from the coding sequence ATGTCGAATGTCCGTATCGTTCTTGCCGCTTTGCTTGCCAGCTTTCTGGTCGCTGGCTGCAACACCGTGAAAGGTGTCGGCCGCGATATCGAGTCGGTTGGTCAGGCGGGAAGCGACGCGATTCACTGA
- the tatC gene encoding twin-arginine translocase subunit TatC, with translation MSVETPVTAEEEGAGGKMPLLDHLVELRSRLLKSLAALAAAFAVCLYFAKPIYSVLVQPLVAAGQGKLIYTQLGEAFFVEIKVALFAAVMIAFPVIANQLWKFVAPGLYRQEKRALLPFLIATPILFAAGACLAYFITIPVALKFLLGFQGNMGGITQEALPSAGNYLSFIMQFIMAFGIAFLLPILLMLLERSSIVTRAQLVSARRYMIVGAFFIAAIFTPPDAVSQLLLAVPLVLLYELSLLAIWFTQRRRKTGAETAPVEPLEEV, from the coding sequence ATGAGCGTCGAAACCCCGGTGACGGCGGAAGAGGAGGGCGCCGGCGGCAAGATGCCCTTGCTCGATCATCTGGTCGAGTTGCGCTCGCGGTTGCTCAAGTCGCTGGCGGCGCTGGCTGCCGCTTTCGCGGTCTGCCTCTATTTCGCCAAGCCGATCTATAGCGTGCTGGTGCAGCCGCTGGTCGCAGCCGGGCAGGGCAAACTCATCTATACCCAACTCGGCGAGGCATTTTTCGTCGAGATCAAGGTCGCGCTGTTCGCCGCCGTGATGATCGCCTTTCCGGTGATCGCCAACCAGCTCTGGAAATTTGTGGCGCCGGGGCTTTATCGGCAGGAAAAGCGGGCCTTGCTGCCTTTCCTGATCGCGACGCCGATCCTGTTCGCGGCAGGGGCCTGTCTCGCCTATTTCATCACCATCCCGGTGGCACTGAAGTTCCTGCTTGGTTTTCAGGGCAATATGGGCGGGATCACCCAGGAAGCCCTTCCCTCGGCGGGCAATTACCTCAGTTTCATCATGCAGTTCATCATGGCGTTCGGTATCGCCTTCCTGCTTCCGATCCTGTTGATGCTGCTTGAGCGCTCGAGCATCGTGACACGCGCCCAACTGGTTTCGGCGCGCCGCTACATGATCGTTGGCGCCTTCTTCATCGCGGCGATCTTCACGCCGCCCGACGCGGTCAGCCAGTTGTTGCTCGCGGTCCCGCTGGTGTTGCTTTACGAGCTGTCGCTACTCGCGATCTGGTTTACCCAGCGCCGACGCAAAACAGGCGCCGAAACGGCGCCTGTCGAACCTCTCGAAGAGGTTTAG
- the tatB gene encoding Sec-independent protein translocase protein TatB has product MFDVAPTELLLVVVVALVVIGPKDLPKAMRFVGKWVGKARGMARHFRSGLDTMMREAELEELEKKWREQNEAIMREFPRVDGDGAPSMIPAASVPAAETPSEQSSAEADQAAAAQPAETHAIPPKDGPLP; this is encoded by the coding sequence ATGTTCGACGTCGCGCCCACCGAGTTATTGCTCGTCGTGGTGGTGGCCTTGGTGGTCATCGGCCCCAAGGACCTGCCCAAGGCGATGCGCTTCGTCGGCAAATGGGTCGGCAAGGCGCGCGGCATGGCGCGTCATTTTCGTTCGGGTCTCGACACGATGATGCGCGAGGCCGAACTCGAGGAACTTGAGAAGAAGTGGCGCGAGCAGAATGAAGCCATCATGCGCGAATTTCCGCGCGTCGATGGCGATGGCGCCCCGTCCATGATTCCGGCGGCGAGTGTCCCCGCCGCCGAAACGCCATCCGAACAATCGAGCGCGGAGGCTGATCAGGCTGCCGCCGCGCAGCCCGCAGAGACCCATGCCATCCCGCCGAAGGATGGCCCGCTTCCATGA
- a CDS encoding twin-arginine translocase TatA/TatE family subunit, which yields MGGFSLIHWLILGVIVLLLFGKGRFSDMMGDVAKGLKSFKKGMADDDTPAPPMKHIEGQRTPEATPMPTPTSEQDKL from the coding sequence ATGGGCGGATTCAGCCTGATTCACTGGCTTATCCTCGGTGTCATCGTGCTGCTCTTGTTCGGCAAGGGCCGTTTTTCCGACATGATGGGCGACGTTGCCAAAGGATTGAAAAGCTTCAAGAAGGGCATGGCAGACGACGATACGCCGGCCCCGCCGATGAAGCACATCGAAGGGCAGCGCACGCCCGAAGCCACCCCGATGCCTACGCCGACCAGCGAACAGGACAAGCTCTGA
- the scpB gene encoding SMC-Scp complex subunit ScpB produces MTIDDRERAIEAMLFASDEPLDARQVAARFAEEIPVADVKAVIHAIAARHAGSGIELVERGGHWHFQTPADLAHLLRRERDDPRKLSRAASEVLAIVAYHEPVSRAEIEAIRGVQTSKGTLDVLMEAEWIAPAGRREVPGRPLIYKTTDAFLQHFGLSSRKDLPGIEDLRAAGLLDPVDLAFEEAMGELDLVKDGEDA; encoded by the coding sequence ATGACGATCGACGACCGCGAACGTGCGATAGAGGCGATGCTGTTCGCCAGCGACGAACCGCTCGACGCACGGCAAGTCGCGGCGCGTTTTGCCGAGGAAATCCCGGTGGCCGACGTCAAGGCGGTGATCCATGCGATCGCCGCGCGCCACGCGGGAAGCGGCATCGAACTCGTAGAACGCGGTGGTCACTGGCATTTCCAGACCCCTGCCGATCTGGCGCATTTGCTCCGCCGCGAACGCGACGACCCGCGCAAATTGTCGCGCGCCGCGTCCGAGGTGCTCGCCATCGTGGCGTACCACGAACCGGTCAGCCGCGCCGAAATCGAAGCAATTCGCGGTGTCCAGACGTCGAAGGGCACGCTCGACGTGCTGATGGAGGCCGAGTGGATCGCGCCGGCGGGCCGGCGCGAAGTTCCGGGGCGCCCGCTCATCTACAAGACCACCGACGCATTTTTGCAGCATTTCGGACTTAGCAGCCGCAAGGATTTGCCGGGCATCGAAGATCTGCGCGCAGCGGGTCTGCTCGATCCGGTCGATCTCGCTTTCGAGGAAGCGATGGGCGAACTGGACCTAGTAAAAGACGGCGAAGACGCCTAA
- a CDS encoding segregation and condensation protein A, whose translation MEELPLDYDVAPAAEREDALQLSLDSWEGPLDLLLTLARSQKVDLRQISILALVEQYLTFITEMRAKLEVAADYLVMAAWLAYLKSALLLPKDPLEDPSPDELALRLQLRLQRLAAMREAAARLLARDRVGRDVFLRAKPEGLRDVRLRRWDASLYDLLSAYGQVKLRTEPVVHIVSRRPVITLDAALHHLGRLIGVKLDWAELADFLPPDYDGPLRRSAIASSFVAALELARQGRVDLKQEGAFEPLYLRAAQIGQQPT comes from the coding sequence ATGGAGGAACTGCCGCTCGACTATGATGTGGCGCCCGCGGCCGAGCGTGAGGATGCGCTCCAGCTGTCGCTCGACAGTTGGGAAGGCCCGCTCGACCTGCTGCTCACGCTGGCGCGCAGCCAGAAGGTCGACCTCCGGCAAATCTCGATTCTCGCGTTGGTCGAGCAATATTTGACATTCATCACCGAAATGCGCGCCAAGCTGGAGGTTGCCGCCGACTATCTGGTGATGGCGGCGTGGCTCGCTTACCTCAAATCGGCGCTGCTGCTCCCCAAGGATCCGCTGGAGGATCCGTCGCCCGACGAGCTGGCCCTGCGCCTGCAACTGCGGCTCCAGCGGCTGGCCGCGATGCGCGAAGCGGCGGCGCGCCTGCTCGCGCGCGATCGCGTCGGGCGCGACGTATTCCTGCGCGCCAAGCCCGAGGGACTGCGTGACGTAAGGTTGCGCCGCTGGGATGCGAGCCTCTACGACCTGCTGTCGGCCTATGGACAGGTGAAGCTGCGTACCGAGCCGGTGGTCCATATCGTGTCGCGGCGCCCTGTCATCACGCTCGACGCGGCGCTGCACCATCTTGGACGGCTGATTGGGGTCAAGCTCGACTGGGCCGAACTCGCCGATTTCCTGCCGCCCGACTATGACGGCCCCTTGCGCCGCTCGGCGATCGCGTCCAGCTTCGTCGCGGCGCTCGAACTGGCGCGGCAGGGCCGCGTCGACCTGAAGCAGGAGGGGGCCTTCGAACCGCTGTATCTGAGGGCTGCCCAGATAGGACAACAACCGACATGA
- the nagZ gene encoding beta-N-acetylhexosaminidase codes for MIPAIFGLSGHSLTDDERAFFRDSDPAGYILFGRNIDNRQQLRRLTDELRDLDGRENLPILIDQEGGRVARMKSPEWPAFPSGAAFDALYERAPASAIEAARLNAMALASMLSEVGITVDCLPLLDVRQPGASDVIGDRALGSEPMRVAALGRAILSGLQDGGVVGIVKHIPGHGRALLDSHKELPVVTALDRDLQTDLAPFAALRDAAMAMTCHVVFTAWDPDRPATMSPVVIDSVIRQRIGFHGLLMSDDLDMEALSGDVPSRAAAAVAAGCDIALNCWGKMGDMIGIAGALDPISTVSRARLEGAMDRIAGTHDERQFALLVDQRDALLALA; via the coding sequence ATGATACCCGCGATTTTCGGCCTCTCGGGCCACAGCCTCACCGACGACGAGCGCGCCTTCTTTCGCGACAGCGACCCGGCGGGCTATATATTGTTCGGGCGCAATATCGATAATCGTCAGCAATTGCGCAGGCTTACCGACGAATTGCGCGATCTCGACGGGCGCGAAAACCTGCCGATCCTGATCGACCAGGAGGGCGGCCGCGTTGCGCGCATGAAATCGCCCGAATGGCCGGCTTTCCCGAGCGGGGCGGCGTTCGACGCGCTGTACGAACGCGCGCCGGCGAGCGCGATCGAAGCGGCGCGGCTCAACGCGATGGCGCTCGCATCGATGCTGTCCGAAGTTGGCATCACCGTCGATTGCCTGCCTTTGCTCGACGTGCGCCAGCCCGGCGCGAGCGATGTCATCGGCGACCGCGCGCTCGGCAGCGAACCGATGCGCGTTGCCGCGCTCGGCCGCGCGATCCTGAGCGGGCTGCAGGACGGCGGCGTCGTCGGCATCGTCAAGCATATCCCCGGCCATGGCCGCGCGCTGCTCGATTCGCACAAGGAACTGCCGGTGGTCACCGCGCTCGACCGCGACCTCCAGACCGACCTTGCCCCCTTTGCGGCGCTGCGCGACGCGGCGATGGCGATGACCTGCCATGTCGTCTTCACCGCCTGGGACCCCGACCGGCCCGCGACGATGTCGCCGGTCGTCATCGACAGCGTGATCCGCCAGCGCATCGGTTTCCACGGGCTGCTGATGAGCGACGATCTCGACATGGAGGCGCTCTCGGGCGACGTTCCTTCTCGCGCGGCGGCGGCGGTCGCGGCGGGCTGCGACATCGCGCTCAATTGCTGGGGCAAGATGGGCGACATGATCGGCATCGCGGGCGCGCTCGACCCGATCAGCACCGTCTCGCGGGCGCGGCTGGAAGGCGCGATGGACCGCATCGCGGGCACCCACGACGAACGCCAGTTCGCGCTGCTGGTCGACCAGCGCGACGCGCTGCTGGCGCTGGCGTGA